ACTAGCTTCGGACTGGCATACCGTCCCAATGCACCCAAGGGTGAGCCCGAACCCGAGACGACGTTCTACGAGGTTGTGCTTCGGGTCTCTCGCCGAGCACGTCGCCGCGTCGCTGCAGAAAGGCGACCGTGTCGGTGTCGTGGGCAAGGGCGAGGTCGAGACGTGGACCGGGAAGGATGGCGTCGAACGACACAAGAAGGAGATCCTGGCCGATGGTGTCGGGCCCGACCTTCGATTCGTCAAGGTCGGGGTGAACCGCCGACAGCCTGCACAGCAGGGTATGGACGAGGAGCCGTTCTGACAGCGCGGGCACCCGGGTCCCGCGATCGAGTCGCGCAATCTAGAGCCGGCGTCCCCGTATCAAATGCTGGGTGCGTGACGTCCAGCGAATCGCTGGAAACATATCGACAAAATTTGCGGCCGACCACCCGTCAAAGTGGCGACGTCGTGACTTAGTGGGGCGTGGTTCGGATGCGGCGTTTGCCAACGGCAACCTCTCTGCCGTGTCTTTGGACACATTCCAGTGACCATTGGACAAAGTCGCATGACAAGTGCACGAATCCGATGTAGAAACCGATCTTGAAGTAGCGAGGGGACTCTGGCATTTGTTTTGCGCCAGAGATTGGGGTTCTCGTCGAAGCCACCCTAGGAGCAGGTGGACCCCAGAAGTTTTTGGCCGGAAGAGCTGAGAATGTGGGGAAGTCCATGCACAAGCGGCTGTGTGATTCAGCGCGCCCTTTGAGTGGTTGGGGGGTTAAGAACTCAATGGGGTGGAGGGAGCGGTCCGTTGACTCTCTTCGATAGCCGTCCCAGTCCCACACGTGGCCGTCTATGGATTGGAGTGCGTAGTCGTTTACGGACGCCGATTTCAGCGATCCTCTCGGTGGCACTAATTGCAGGGATCACCGTTGGAGTGTTGTCCGGTCCCGCCCCCGCTGACGTTCCCACGCTTACCGGCACGTTCTACGGCAGCGACAACGGCGTCTACTACCTGCAACAGAACGGCAACGACGTCTGGTGGATGGGTGAGAGCGTAGACGCTGGCAAATCCGCTAACCAGGTGTTCAGCCGAGGCTTGGACTCAACCAATGTCTTCCACGGCACAGTGCAGGGGTCGACGTTGGTTGGCAAGTGGGTCGAAGTTAGCCGAGGGACTTCGCTTGGTGCTGGCACTATCTCGCTGACTATAGGCACATTCAGCGGCGGCGGCTTCGGGCCTGCGGCGCTCACCCTTGCTAGCGGTACCTTCCGCGGCAGCACCACGACCAGGTGGCTCCAAGGGAAGCCTGTCAACGACTTCAACTTCATCTCGGACAACACGACC
This window of the Acidimicrobiales bacterium genome carries:
- a CDS encoding single-stranded DNA-binding protein produces the protein MSPNPRRRSTRLCFGSLAEHVAASLQKGDRVGVVGKGEVETWTGKDGVERHKKEILADGVGPDLRFVKVGVNRRQPAQQGMDEEPF